In one window of uncultured Draconibacterium sp. DNA:
- a CDS encoding AraC family transcriptional regulator, with translation MILKIKNMESSRCKTLVKQEMTRLGFHEISVELGEVEFEGDISNEELQLFDSALKNLGLEILVDKRSRLIAKIKDAVDQLVYLTDDLPRPNYSEYISQKVNLSYSSLSNVFSAMENTTIEKYIIAQRIERVKELLIYSDLSLSDIAFKMHFSSVAHLSNQFKKVTGLTPSFFRKNRINNNETNDN, from the coding sequence ATGATACTGAAAATTAAAAATATGGAAAGCAGCCGGTGTAAAACATTGGTAAAGCAGGAAATGACCAGGCTTGGCTTTCATGAAATTTCAGTAGAACTGGGCGAAGTAGAATTTGAAGGCGATATCTCAAATGAAGAGTTACAGTTATTCGATTCGGCCCTTAAAAATTTGGGCCTTGAAATACTGGTGGATAAAAGGAGCCGACTTATTGCAAAAATTAAAGATGCTGTTGATCAGTTGGTCTACCTCACCGACGATCTCCCAAGGCCAAACTATTCCGAGTACATCAGCCAAAAGGTAAATCTTAGTTACAGTTCGCTTAGCAATGTCTTTTCAGCAATGGAAAACACCACCATTGAAAAGTATATTATTGCACAACGAATTGAACGGGTGAAAGAGCTGCTTATCTATTCCGATCTTAGCCTCAGCGACATTGCTTTCAAAATGCATTTTAGTAGTGTGGCTCATTTATCCAACCAGTTTAAGAAAGTTACCGGTTTAACCCCTTCCTTTTTCAGGAAAAACAGAATTAACAATAACGAAACGAATGATAATTGA
- a CDS encoding Thivi_2564 family membrane protein, translating into MPILTIIIVILVVGVILWLVNNYIPMQRTIKNILNAVVVIILVIWLLKAFGVLDSLQNIKI; encoded by the coding sequence ATGCCTATTTTAACGATCATTATTGTGATTTTGGTTGTAGGAGTTATTCTCTGGTTGGTAAATAACTACATTCCTATGCAACGCACCATTAAAAATATTCTTAATGCGGTGGTTGTAATTATTCTTGTGATTTGGCTGCTGAAGGCATTTGGTGTTTTGGACAGCTTACAAAACATAAAAATTTAG
- a CDS encoding phage holin family protein: protein MPEVMEDIVDSIESLLESAADYGKTSYDLVKLKTIDKTTDVVSSLISHAVVFVIFMSFLLFLTLGLAFWLGEIIGNMFYGFFVVAAFYGIVGLVLYFVLHDRIKKKISDYMIKQALK from the coding sequence ATGCCCGAAGTTATGGAAGACATTGTGGATTCAATTGAATCGTTACTGGAAAGTGCTGCCGATTATGGTAAAACAAGCTATGATCTTGTAAAACTAAAGACAATTGATAAAACAACAGATGTGGTTTCCTCGTTGATTTCACATGCTGTTGTTTTTGTAATCTTTATGTCATTTCTGCTTTTTCTCACTTTGGGTCTGGCATTTTGGTTGGGTGAAATTATCGGGAATATGTTTTATGGTTTTTTTGTTGTTGCTGCATTTTACGGCATTGTCGGACTTGTACTATATTTCGTTCTTCACGATCGGATTAAAAAGAAGATTTCGGATTATATGATTAAACAGGCACTTAAATAG
- a CDS encoding OmpA family protein, whose translation MIKLKISFLIVLSSAFIFMGCATWNKTQKGAVIGTAAGGTAGAVIGRTSGNTALGAIIGAAVGGASGAVIGRQMDKQAEEIKNTVPDAKVERVGEGIVVEFSSNVLFAFDKSNLSNDAKTNLDKLVLVLNSYPDTDIEVQGHTDDKGSEAYNQTLSEQRAGAVSGYLSGKGIANDRLSIKGFGENLPKYSNDSANGQTQNRRVEFLITANEKMKAEAQQNSVD comes from the coding sequence ATGATTAAGCTAAAAATTAGTTTTCTAATCGTATTAAGTTCAGCCTTTATTTTTATGGGCTGTGCAACATGGAACAAAACACAGAAAGGTGCAGTAATAGGAACTGCAGCCGGTGGTACGGCTGGCGCTGTAATTGGCCGGACTTCAGGCAATACTGCACTGGGTGCAATAATTGGTGCCGCAGTGGGTGGCGCTTCGGGCGCTGTAATTGGTCGGCAGATGGATAAGCAGGCAGAAGAAATTAAAAATACTGTACCCGATGCAAAAGTTGAACGCGTGGGAGAAGGTATTGTGGTTGAATTTAGCAGCAACGTGCTGTTTGCCTTTGATAAATCAAACCTGTCAAATGATGCAAAAACAAACCTGGACAAACTGGTTCTGGTATTGAATAGTTATCCGGATACCGATATTGAAGTTCAGGGACATACCGACGATAAAGGGAGTGAAGCGTATAACCAAACTTTATCGGAACAACGAGCCGGTGCTGTTTCCGGTTACCTGTCGGGTAAAGGTATTGCCAATGATCGTTTAAGCATTAAAGGTTTTGGCGAAAATCTGCCAAAATATTCCAACGATTCGGCAAACGGCCAGACACAAAACCGGCGGGTTGAATTTTTGATTACTGCCAACGAGAAGATGAAAGCAGAAGCCCAGCAAAATTCAGTTGATTAA
- a CDS encoding M48 family metallopeptidase, which yields MKKIIISIFIASILTGCILNKVTGRKQLSLVPESELQVMAVSQYSTFLSENKVLNPRNNKSAAMVDQVGARISNAITQYYNSQGKKSVTEGYKWEFNTIESKEANAWCMPGGKVVVYTGLLSITQNETALAIVVGHEIAHAIAKHGSERMSQGMMQQLGGMALEVALSQKPQDTQNLFMQAYGIGSTVGAVLPWSRQQETEADQYGLIFAAMAGYDPREAIPFWQRMSNAGGAKPPEFLSTHPSDETRMRKLNQFMPEAMKYYKQGN from the coding sequence ATGAAAAAAATTATTATCTCAATATTTATCGCATCTATTCTAACCGGGTGTATTTTAAACAAAGTAACTGGTCGTAAACAATTGAGTCTTGTTCCGGAATCGGAATTGCAAGTGATGGCCGTCAGCCAATACAGCACATTCCTGTCAGAAAATAAGGTATTAAATCCGCGCAACAACAAAAGCGCAGCAATGGTTGACCAGGTTGGTGCACGTATTTCAAATGCTATTACACAATATTACAATAGCCAGGGGAAAAAATCAGTAACTGAAGGCTACAAATGGGAATTTAACACCATAGAAAGCAAAGAAGCCAATGCCTGGTGCATGCCCGGCGGGAAAGTGGTTGTATATACCGGCTTATTGTCAATAACCCAAAACGAAACAGCGCTGGCCATTGTTGTCGGGCACGAAATTGCGCATGCCATTGCCAAGCACGGCAGCGAACGTATGAGCCAGGGAATGATGCAACAGCTGGGTGGAATGGCCTTAGAGGTTGCTTTATCGCAAAAACCGCAGGATACTCAAAATTTGTTTATGCAGGCTTATGGCATTGGAAGCACAGTTGGCGCCGTGTTACCGTGGTCGAGACAGCAGGAAACAGAAGCCGACCAATACGGGTTAATTTTTGCTGCAATGGCTGGCTACGATCCCCGTGAAGCAATACCTTTCTGGCAACGAATGTCGAATGCAGGTGGGGCAAAACCACCAGAATTTTTGAGCACTCACCCATCGGATGAGACAAGGATGAGAAAGCTCAATCAATTTATGCCTGAAGCCATGAAATATTATAAACAGGGCAATTGA
- a CDS encoding lmo0937 family membrane protein, translating to MGNLLYIIAVILIIAWAIGFVGYNVGGLIHILLVIAVIAIIVRIIQGRRIL from the coding sequence ATGGGAAATTTACTTTACATTATCGCAGTTATACTGATTATAGCATGGGCTATTGGATTTGTAGGTTACAATGTCGGTGGCCTTATACATATATTGCTCGTAATTGCAGTAATTGCAATTATAGTTCGAATTATCCAGGGAAGACGGATTTTGTAA
- a CDS encoding ATP-binding protein, with protein sequence MKKQKSTFNKVDNLHSKAEAFLNKKDKGSKLSFSEADNLKLIYELEVHQEELEAQNEELRLAKEKAERAEKRYTELYDFSPSGYLSLTKTGKITNLNFNVERLLGKKRSSLINSSFGFFISSDTRTIYTNFLDEIFKTQLKQSCELKLETKSDDVTYVLVNGIVSNIDEKCLISLVDITKRKIIEIELIKAKEKAEEGERLKSAFLANMSHEIRTPMNGIMGFSELLKTLKLTGEKQQEFIDIIQKSGTRMLNIINDIINISKIESQQIEVLVSDTNINEQVEYIYHFFKLEADQKKLNFSFKNGLNSKNALIRTDREKVYAILTNLVKNAIKFTQTGSIELGYELKSERIEFYVKDSGPGIPDEQKKIIFERFRQGHKSLTSNVEGAGLGLSISKAYVEMLGGEIWAENNIGQGSTFRFTLPHLNGIKEKEPHQIVAEEEISSIRKIKILVVEDDKTSQRLLGFMIEHLTGEIIQVTTGEEAVEICRENPDIDLVLMDIQMPGINGLEATRQIREFNKEIVIIAQTAFALNGDRGKSIEAGCNDYISKPINRANLNNMINNYFRN encoded by the coding sequence ATGAAAAAGCAAAAAAGCACATTCAATAAAGTCGACAATTTGCATTCAAAAGCAGAAGCCTTCCTAAATAAAAAAGACAAAGGATCTAAACTTTCTTTTTCCGAAGCCGATAATTTAAAGCTCATATATGAACTTGAAGTGCATCAGGAAGAATTGGAGGCACAAAACGAAGAATTAAGGCTGGCAAAGGAAAAAGCAGAACGAGCAGAAAAGAGATACACGGAATTATATGACTTTTCCCCTTCAGGATACCTGTCGCTTACAAAGACGGGGAAAATTACGAATTTGAATTTTAATGTAGAACGCTTGTTGGGGAAAAAGCGCTCGTCGCTGATTAACAGTAGTTTTGGCTTTTTTATTTCTTCCGACACAAGAACCATTTATACTAATTTTCTGGATGAAATATTCAAAACCCAATTAAAACAAAGCTGCGAACTTAAACTGGAAACTAAATCCGACGATGTGACTTATGTACTCGTCAACGGTATTGTCAGTAATATTGATGAAAAATGTCTGATATCATTGGTTGATATAACAAAGCGTAAAATTATCGAGATCGAATTAATAAAAGCCAAAGAGAAAGCAGAAGAAGGTGAAAGGCTAAAGTCGGCGTTTCTTGCCAACATGAGTCACGAAATTCGAACACCCATGAATGGTATTATGGGGTTCTCCGAGCTTTTAAAAACGTTAAAGCTGACCGGTGAAAAACAGCAGGAGTTTATTGATATTATTCAGAAAAGCGGTACACGTATGCTCAATATTATAAACGATATTATTAACATTTCAAAAATAGAATCGCAACAAATTGAAGTTCTGGTTTCCGACACAAACATAAACGAACAGGTAGAGTACATTTATCATTTTTTCAAGCTCGAAGCAGATCAAAAAAAATTGAATTTTTCCTTCAAAAATGGACTGAATTCAAAAAATGCTTTAATCCGTACAGACCGGGAAAAAGTGTATGCAATTCTTACCAACCTGGTTAAAAATGCCATAAAGTTTACCCAAACAGGCTCCATTGAATTGGGTTACGAATTGAAGAGTGAACGCATAGAATTTTATGTAAAAGATAGTGGACCCGGTATTCCGGATGAACAGAAAAAAATCATTTTTGAACGCTTCAGACAAGGCCACAAATCCTTAACATCTAACGTTGAAGGAGCCGGCCTTGGATTATCTATCTCAAAAGCATACGTCGAAATGTTGGGTGGCGAAATTTGGGCAGAGAATAATATTGGACAAGGTTCAACATTCCGTTTTACCCTTCCTCATCTTAATGGGATTAAAGAAAAAGAACCACATCAAATAGTTGCTGAGGAAGAAATCAGTTCAATAAGAAAGATAAAAATACTGGTTGTTGAAGACGATAAAACTTCCCAACGATTATTAGGTTTTATGATTGAGCATTTGACAGGCGAAATAATCCAGGTTACTACTGGTGAGGAGGCTGTTGAGATCTGTCGTGAAAATCCCGATATTGATTTGGTGCTTATGGATATACAGATGCCCGGAATAAATGGCCTTGAAGCTACACGCCAAATTCGCGAGTTTAACAAAGAGATTGTTATCATTGCGCAAACAGCGTTTGCATTAAACGGCGACAGGGGAAAGTCAATTGAAGCAGGATGTAACGATTACATTTCAAAACCGATTAACCGGGCCAATTTAAATAATATGATAAACAATTATTTTCGCAATTAG
- a CDS encoding porin family protein, which produces MKTKFIFIAMVLMLSASLVFAQGTDNSKTAFAILGGVNLQNLNGKDASGDKLKNDMLVGFHVGANVQLPVAPQFYFQPGLLFSTKGAKTSGVTYKLSYVELPLNFVYKALLGNGYFMLGFGPYLAYGIGGEDIEFSKDLGSGNPDRTFKPFDAGGNLFFGYEMAGGLFVQLNTQMGMMNIYPDDTSNSEKTLRNTGYGLSLGYRF; this is translated from the coding sequence ATGAAGACAAAATTTATTTTCATCGCAATGGTATTAATGCTATCCGCTTCCCTGGTTTTTGCTCAGGGCACCGATAATTCAAAAACAGCATTTGCCATTTTGGGAGGCGTAAATCTTCAGAATCTGAACGGGAAAGATGCCAGTGGCGACAAACTAAAAAATGATATGCTTGTTGGTTTTCACGTCGGTGCAAATGTTCAATTGCCCGTTGCGCCTCAGTTTTATTTTCAGCCGGGTTTGCTTTTTAGCACAAAAGGCGCAAAAACTTCAGGCGTTACTTATAAACTATCGTATGTTGAATTGCCGTTGAATTTTGTATACAAAGCCCTGTTAGGGAATGGCTATTTTATGCTTGGATTTGGGCCTTACCTGGCGTACGGAATCGGGGGAGAAGATATTGAATTTAGTAAAGACCTGGGGTCAGGCAATCCGGACAGAACTTTTAAACCGTTCGATGCGGGGGGCAATCTTTTCTTCGGATATGAAATGGCAGGAGGATTATTTGTGCAATTAAATACACAAATGGGGATGATGAACATTTATCCGGATGATACTTCAAACAGTGAAAAAACGCTTAGAAATACCGGATACGGGCTATCGCTTGGATACCGGTTTTAA
- a CDS encoding OmpA family protein, protein MKKSIHTLTLLILVAGLLLTSCVSNKKFMASEARGVKLQKENALALNKLNESNMLLMDVENEKEIMQQKNEMMQKEYATIQKNLMMRSSESKMTIAEQARRLNDLQNIIDAQTEITTRLKNSIGNALKNYKTDELNVYMLNGNVHVSLAEKLLFKSGSDVVDSKGKAALKSLATVLNSSEDFTVAIVGHTDDVPIKTKIFEDNWDLSTARATSIVRILTIDNGFDSSRITASGKSEFHPISANSSTEGRADNRRTEVILSPDLQEIYKLLYQ, encoded by the coding sequence ATGAAAAAATCAATTCACACGCTTACTTTATTAATCCTGGTTGCTGGATTATTATTGACGTCATGCGTATCCAATAAGAAATTTATGGCTTCAGAAGCCCGGGGAGTTAAACTGCAAAAAGAGAATGCACTAGCACTCAATAAACTAAACGAAAGCAACATGCTTCTGATGGATGTAGAGAATGAAAAAGAAATTATGCAACAGAAGAACGAAATGATGCAAAAGGAATATGCGACGATTCAGAAAAATCTGATGATGCGTTCTTCAGAATCAAAAATGACCATTGCTGAACAGGCCCGGCGACTAAACGATCTTCAGAATATTATTGATGCCCAGACTGAAATAACTACCCGGTTAAAAAATTCGATAGGCAATGCATTGAAGAATTATAAAACCGACGAATTGAATGTTTACATGCTGAATGGAAACGTACATGTATCGCTGGCAGAAAAGCTGCTCTTTAAATCGGGAAGCGATGTGGTGGATTCAAAAGGAAAAGCAGCACTTAAATCGCTTGCCACTGTTTTAAACAGTTCTGAAGATTTCACCGTTGCCATTGTAGGCCATACCGATGATGTTCCGATTAAAACAAAAATATTCGAAGATAATTGGGATCTTAGCACTGCAAGAGCAACATCTATCGTTCGGATTCTTACCATTGATAATGGTTTTGATTCATCGCGAATCACTGCTTCAGGAAAAAGTGAGTTTCATCCGATAAGTGCAAATTCATCTACCGAAGGACGCGCTGATAATCGAAGAACAGAAGTTATTCTTTCGCCTGATTTACAGGAAATATATAAGCTTTTGTATCAATAA
- a CDS encoding M1 family metallopeptidase: protein MKWNTINYSCRKNDKKLPWFVQKLRVILVCLFFLASYSNTLSQEYFQQEVNYKIQVSLNDKLHKLSALETLEYINHSPDTLHLLYFHLWPNAYSNNTTPLARQMFQFYGKEKLFNNPELRGAIDSLDFAVNGSKVNWELLSGQPDICRIYLEVPLNPGDSLLITTPFRVKIPKGVTSRLGHIGESYQISQWYPKPAVYDKNGWHPMSYLDQGEFYSEFGRFEVYITLPANYIVGTSGNLQNYSEIEMLDKLAADTAWIKTASLTDTDFPASSKQVKTLHYTADKIHDFAWFADKRFHVQRGKVKLPNSDREVTTMVLFTNEQSELWKDALQYVDEAIYWFSDKIGDYPYQSFTAVQSALTSGDGMEYPGLTVVGLADNAYALDEVLSHEICHNWFYSALGSNERRYPFMDESITSAYTDRYLAEKYPEKKLWEVYLKNRKLAKFVHVDKLPIQRLKEMEWLFQARNNREQPINIPATEYTDLNYVLMLYNKAAISFNYLRIYLGDAVFDSAMQEYFRQWRFKHPQPEDLREIIETHSEKDLSWFFTDLLGTTKRIDYKMVRTSNQQVLIKNKGELVSPLFISGTTGDSIFFEKWEDGFKGKKWIDLPSGDYTELIIDPGHTTPEIFRINNNIKTSGTFPKADPIRTQLLFSMDDTEAHTIMYMPAINWTRENSFMLGMAIHNGFIIPKPIEYFVMPFYAFGNSDLAGFGRINYNITPYDKLIRLATISLEGTQFGAPGNYNYHRIKTGLELHFRNKKMTHPFQQSILGNYIAASNLSHINHQEKAKLNSYIQIGYLLEKTGFVNPYTLLTSFESGKTYKKTSLELNYKLSYLGKKDGLEMRFFAGAMLKNDANNPFYAFSASGRNGREQYLYEGNYPDRFSVFPENFFSRQMTLTEGGLVSPLNNSLGYSRWLISFSLTSNLPGKAAKFPVKPFLNLLMNDHGISASQNSLIFYEAGLKTGFWNFFEIYIPLLVSKNIDSVDSTFKNRIRFVFSIDSISRFRLNGNI from the coding sequence TTGAAATGGAATACAATCAATTATTCATGCCGAAAGAATGATAAAAAATTACCCTGGTTCGTTCAAAAACTTCGCGTTATACTGGTCTGTCTGTTTTTTCTCGCATCTTACTCCAATACTTTATCCCAGGAATATTTCCAGCAAGAAGTCAACTACAAAATTCAGGTTTCGTTAAACGATAAGCTTCATAAATTAAGTGCATTAGAAACCCTTGAATACATCAACCACTCACCGGACACGCTTCATCTATTATATTTCCATTTATGGCCCAATGCCTATTCAAACAACACGACTCCTTTAGCCCGTCAAATGTTTCAGTTTTATGGAAAAGAGAAGTTGTTCAATAATCCTGAATTAAGAGGAGCTATTGATTCGCTTGATTTTGCAGTAAATGGAAGCAAGGTTAATTGGGAATTATTATCCGGCCAGCCCGACATTTGCCGGATATATCTGGAGGTTCCCTTAAATCCGGGCGACAGCCTGCTTATTACCACCCCTTTCCGGGTAAAAATCCCCAAAGGAGTAACTTCCAGACTGGGTCACATCGGCGAATCTTATCAAATTTCACAATGGTATCCCAAGCCGGCAGTTTATGATAAAAATGGATGGCATCCAATGTCGTATCTTGATCAAGGAGAATTCTATTCTGAATTTGGCCGTTTTGAGGTGTATATAACTTTGCCCGCTAATTACATTGTAGGAACATCGGGAAACCTACAAAACTACAGCGAAATTGAAATGCTGGATAAACTTGCAGCCGACACTGCCTGGATAAAAACCGCCAGTTTAACAGATACTGATTTTCCGGCTTCATCAAAACAGGTTAAAACACTCCATTACACTGCCGATAAAATTCATGATTTTGCATGGTTTGCGGATAAACGGTTCCATGTGCAGAGAGGAAAGGTGAAACTTCCAAACTCCGACAGAGAAGTAACGACCATGGTTTTGTTTACAAATGAGCAATCTGAACTTTGGAAAGATGCCTTACAATATGTAGATGAAGCAATTTATTGGTTTTCGGATAAAATTGGCGATTATCCCTATCAAAGTTTTACGGCAGTTCAAAGCGCGCTCACTTCGGGCGACGGAATGGAATATCCGGGACTTACCGTGGTCGGACTGGCAGACAATGCCTATGCGCTCGACGAAGTTCTTTCTCACGAAATTTGCCACAACTGGTTTTACAGTGCGCTGGGGTCGAATGAGCGTAGATACCCATTTATGGATGAAAGCATTACCAGCGCCTACACCGACCGGTATTTGGCGGAAAAATATCCGGAGAAAAAGCTTTGGGAGGTGTACCTGAAAAACAGAAAGTTGGCAAAATTTGTACATGTCGACAAATTGCCAATCCAGCGATTAAAGGAAATGGAATGGCTTTTCCAGGCACGTAACAACCGGGAACAACCGATAAACATTCCTGCAACAGAATATACCGATTTAAATTACGTATTGATGCTTTACAACAAAGCCGCAATTTCTTTTAATTATCTGCGGATTTATCTTGGTGATGCTGTTTTTGATTCGGCAATGCAGGAATATTTTCGCCAATGGAGGTTCAAACATCCACAACCCGAAGACCTACGCGAAATTATTGAAACACATTCAGAAAAGGATTTAAGCTGGTTTTTTACCGATTTACTGGGCACTACCAAACGAATCGACTATAAAATGGTTCGCACAAGTAATCAGCAGGTGCTTATTAAAAACAAAGGAGAATTGGTTTCGCCGCTTTTCATTTCGGGTACAACCGGAGATTCAATTTTCTTTGAAAAATGGGAAGATGGTTTTAAAGGCAAAAAATGGATCGATCTTCCATCGGGTGATTATACAGAACTAATTATCGATCCCGGACATACAACACCTGAGATCTTCAGAATCAACAATAATATCAAAACAAGCGGTACTTTTCCAAAGGCTGATCCTATTCGAACTCAGCTCCTCTTTTCAATGGATGACACGGAAGCACACACAATTATGTATATGCCTGCAATTAACTGGACCAGAGAAAACAGTTTTATGCTGGGCATGGCAATTCATAACGGCTTTATTATTCCCAAACCAATCGAATATTTTGTGATGCCATTTTATGCATTCGGAAATTCGGATTTGGCCGGATTTGGTCGAATAAATTACAACATTACCCCTTATGATAAATTAATCCGTTTGGCAACTATCTCGCTTGAAGGAACACAATTTGGTGCACCGGGCAATTACAATTATCACAGGATTAAAACAGGACTGGAACTTCATTTTCGAAATAAAAAAATGACTCACCCTTTCCAACAGAGCATATTGGGAAATTACATTGCCGCATCCAATCTTTCTCATATTAATCATCAGGAGAAGGCAAAATTGAATTCATATATCCAAATTGGTTACCTGCTTGAAAAGACCGGTTTTGTTAATCCATATACTTTGCTGACATCTTTCGAATCCGGAAAAACGTACAAAAAAACATCGCTGGAGTTAAATTACAAATTAAGTTACTTAGGAAAAAAGGATGGACTGGAGATGCGTTTTTTTGCCGGGGCGATGCTAAAAAACGATGCCAATAATCCATTCTACGCATTTTCAGCAAGCGGAAGAAACGGAAGGGAACAATATCTTTACGAAGGAAACTACCCGGACCGTTTCAGTGTATTTCCCGAGAACTTTTTCTCCCGGCAAATGACACTTACTGAAGGAGGCCTTGTTTCTCCTTTGAACAATAGCCTGGGATATAGCCGGTGGCTTATTTCGTTTTCGCTTACAAGCAATTTGCCCGGCAAAGCTGCCAAATTCCCGGTAAAACCATTTCTTAATTTATTAATGAATGACCATGGCATTTCAGCCAGCCAAAATTCGCTGATCTTTTACGAAGCCGGCTTGAAAACCGGATTTTGGAATTTTTTTGAAATCTATATTCCCTTACTTGTTTCCAAAAATATTGATTCAGTCGATAGCACTTTCAAAAACAGGATCCGATTTGTTTTCTCAATCGATTCAATCAGCAGGTTCAGATTAAATGGCAATATATAG
- a CDS encoding YtxH domain-containing protein translates to MSSGKVVLGLLAGAVAGAFAGILLAPAKGSKTRKRIARKGEDYYDSLKEKFDELLDAVSDKFEEVKEDVTEYAEKIKEDVSDFAEKKMSKTPEETEKNAKATEV, encoded by the coding sequence ATGAGTTCAGGAAAAGTTGTACTAGGATTACTGGCAGGCGCTGTCGCCGGTGCATTTGCAGGTATTTTATTAGCCCCTGCAAAAGGTTCGAAAACCAGGAAAAGGATTGCAAGAAAAGGAGAAGATTACTACGATTCGTTAAAGGAAAAATTTGATGAATTGCTTGATGCCGTTTCCGACAAATTTGAAGAGGTAAAAGAAGATGTTACCGAATATGCTGAAAAAATAAAAGAAGATGTTTCGGATTTTGCTGAAAAAAAGATGTCTAAAACACCCGAAGAAACAGAAAAAAACGCTAAAGCAACGGAAGTTTAA